A portion of the Lolium rigidum isolate FL_2022 chromosome 1, APGP_CSIRO_Lrig_0.1, whole genome shotgun sequence genome contains these proteins:
- the LOC124701528 gene encoding U3 small nucleolar RNA-associated protein 21 homolog, which translates to MGIFEPFRAIGYITTGGVPFSLQRLGTETFVTVSVGKAFHVYNCAKLNLVLAGPQLPKKIRALASFKEYTFAAYGSDIAVFKRTDLVVTWTRHEEKVNRLYLFGEYILSADTKGDIFIWAFRGADPSSDPVGNISLGEKFTPTCIMHPDTYLNKVIIGSEEGPLQLWNISTKKKIYDFKGWESPVRCCVSSPALDMVAVGCSDGTIHVHNIRYDEELMSFNHQIRGAVTALSFRTDGQPLLASGGSSGVISIWNLEKRRLHSVIREAHDGSIVSLHFFANEPILMSSAADNSIKMWIFDNNEGDARLLRFRSGHSAPPRCIRFYGNGKSILSAGQDRAFRLFSVVQDQQSRELSQRHVSKRAKKLKVKEAEIKLKPVIAFDCAEIRARDWCNVVTCHVDTPKAYVWRLQNFVIGEHILTPSSGSQSPIKACAISACGNFTVLGTEGGWIEKFNLQSGISRASYIDGSLALQSAHEGEVVGLACDATNGSLISAGYRGDIKVWDFKSCKLKSKFNVGKSVTKIAYHRANGLLATVADDMVLVLFDTVSLKMVRRFEGHTDRITDLCFSEDGKWLISSSMDGTLRIWDISLARQIDAMHVDVSITSVSMSPNMDVLATTHVDQNGVYLWINQALFSPSTNVDSYASGKHVRNVLLPTVSSAERSEEEESIQNSQDANQSNIKPFVITNHQIPNMITLSLLPRSQWQSLTNLDIIKVRNKPVEPPKKPEKAPFFLPSVPSLSGDILFDPPASKETDDSTTDGTSHKTMADLSSHFCQLLQSCGELQNYSAFTDYLKGLSPSSLDMELRMLQIIDDDDDDDDDDEMEDEEEPRPELESISLLLDYFIHELSCRNNFEFVQAVLKLFLKIHGETIRRHSMLQDKVKKILDVQSLVWQKIDKMFQSTRCMVTFLSNSQF; encoded by the exons ATGGGGATCTTCGAGCCGTTCCGCGCGATCGGCTACATCACCACCGGCGGCGTGCCCTTCTCCCTGCAGCGCCTCGGCACCGAGACCTTCGTCACCGTCAGCGTCGGCAAGGCCTTCCACGTCTACAAC TGCGCCAAGCTGAATTTGGTCCTTGCTG GACCTCAACTGCCCAAGAAGATCCGTGCCCTCGCATCCTTCAAGGAGTACACGTTTGCTGCATATGGAAGCGATATAGCGGTCTTCAAAAGGACTGACCTG GTTGTTACCTGGACTAGACATGAAGAAAAGGTCAACAGGTTGTACCTGTTTGGAGAATACATTCTCAGTGCAGATACTAAAGGTGATATATTTATCTGGGCCTTCAGAGGAGCCGACCCAAGCAGTGATCCTGTTGGTAACATATCACTGGGAGAAAAGTTTACTCCGACCTGCATCATGCATCCGGATACTTACCTAAATAAG GTCATTATTGGTAGTGAAGAAGGACCCTTGCAGCTGTGGAATATCAGCACGAAGAAAAAAATATATGATTTCAAGGGTTGGGAGTCACCGGTACGTTGCTGTGTTTCTTCACCTGCTCTGGATATGGTTGCAGTCGGTTGCTCCGATGGAACAATTCATGTTCACAATATACGATATGATGAAGAGTTGATGTCTTTCAACCATCAAATTCGTGGTGCTGTAACTGCCCTGTCATTTCGAACAG ATGGGCAGCCCCTTCTAGCTTCTGGAGGTTCCTCGGGTGTTATTAGCATTTGGAATCTTGAGAAAAGAAGGCTGCACTCTGTGATTAGGGAGGCCCATGATGGTTCTATAGTATCACTTCATTTTTTCGCCAATGAACCTATTTTGATGAGCTCAGCAGCTGATAATTCAATCAAA ATGTGGATATTTGATAATAATGAAGGAGATGCCCGTCTGTTACGATTTCGAAGTGGACATAGTGCTCCACCTCggtgcataag ATTCTATGGCAATGGAAAATCCATCTTATCTGCTGGTCAAGATCGTGCCTTTCGTCTTTTCTCTGTTGTTCAG GATCAACAAAGCAGAGAGCTTTCTCAACGGCATGTGTCAAAAAGAGCAAAAAAGCTCAAAGTAAAG GAGGCAGAGATCAAGCTAAAACCAGTTATTGCATTTGATTGTG CTGAGATACGAGCTCGTGATTGGTGTAATGTTGTTACATGCCACGTGGATACTCCAAAGGCATATGTATGGCGTCTTCAGAACTTTGTTATAGGCGAACATATTCTGACACCATCATCAGGCTCGCAGTCGCCGATTAAG GCTTGTGCGATAAGTGCATGTGGTAATTTTACTGTTTTGGGCACCGAAGGTGGTTGGATTGAAAAATTTAACCTTCAATCTGGGATAAGTCGTGCTAGTTACATTGATGGCTCGCTGGCATTGCAATCTGCACATGAGGGTGAAGTTGTTGGATTAGCTTGTGATGCTACAAATGGCTCTCTGATTAGTGCTGGATACCGTGGTGATATTAAG GTGTGGGATTTTAAAAGTTGCAAGCTAAAATCCAAGTTCAATGTTGGTAAATCTGTAACTAAGATTGCATATCACCGGGCAAATG GTCTTCTTGCTACTGTAGCGGATGATATGGTACTTGTATTGTTCGATACAGTGTCGTTGAAAATGGTTCGCAGATTTGAAGGACATACAGACCGTATCACTGATCTGTGTTTCAGTGAGGATGGAAAATGGCTGATCTCGTCAAGTATGGATGGGACACTCAGAATATGGGATATCAGTTTAGCAAGACAGATAGATGCGATGCATGTTGATGTATCTATAACATCTGTCTCGATGTCTCCTAATATGGATGTGCTGGCAACTACCCATGTTGATCAAAATGGCGTGTATCTTTG GATCAATCAAGCTTTGTTCTCACCCTCAACAAATGTTGATAGCTATGCAAGTGGTAAACATGTCCGGAATGTGCTTTTGCCAACTGTTTCATCTGCTGAAAGATCTGAGGAAGAAGAATCCATTCAAAATTCTCAAGATGCGAATCAATCTAACATTAAACCTTTTGTCATAACGAATCATCAAATACCAAATATGATCACACTGTCATTGCTCCCAAGGAGTCAATGGCAAAGTTTGACAAATCTTGACATTATAAAG GTTCGAAACAAGCCGGTTGAGCCACCTAAGAAGCCCGAGAAGGCGCCTTTTTTCTTGCCCTCAGTTCCATCCCTTTCTGGGGATATATTGTTTGACCCCCCTGCCAGTAAAGAAACAGATGACAGCACTACCGATGGCACTAGTCATAAAACGATGGCTGATCTCTCCTCACACTTCTGTCAACTTTTGCAATCATGTGGGGAACTTCAAAACT ATTCAGCGTTTACTGACTACCTAAAAGGCCTATCCCCGTCATCTCTAGACATGGAACTACGAATGCTACAGATAatagatgacgatgacgatgacgacgacgacgacgagatggaagatgaggaggaaccaaggCCTGAGCTTGAATCCATTTCACTGCTGTTGGACTACTTCATTCATGAGCTTTCCTGCAGGAACAACTTCGAGTTTGTTCAAGCTGTTCTGAAATTGTTTCTGAAG ATACATGGCGAGACAATACGGCGCCACTCAATGCTTCAGGACAAAGTGAAGAAAATTCTAGATGTCCAGAGCTTAGTTTGGCAGAAGATTGACAAGATGTTTCAGAGCACACGGTGCATGGTCACATTCCTCAGCAACTCACAGTTTTAG